Proteins co-encoded in one Pelobates fuscus isolate aPelFus1 chromosome 5, aPelFus1.pri, whole genome shotgun sequence genomic window:
- the LOC134612834 gene encoding uncharacterized protein LOC134612834, with amino-acid sequence MPAVLPQLPESMFTTYDPKYTPGYTSYVPKLRSDIGKIYGNATLRYLDYEPGLKKGHRLSFTTWDDRHSSLSAQSKRRDFGDLQKKPFQRYVENVNLKNGFLHDFTQMKHTYDGNPRMSSAIHTVEETKHELNKPLQWTPSDTNRYGSERHGLEQWDSRSNGICEQRASSSCPLPYEDIKMRTCLEKKVKEKEPSLNASKTSVYLQKRLGKIIYRADSGLLPNYSGYTPGQMFAIGNTWGRSTMNAVGKIHAQPFLFTSLI; translated from the exons TTATACAAGTTACGTGCCAAAACTAAGAAGTGATATTGGAAAGATTTATGGCAACGCTACTTTAAGGTATCTTGACTATGAACCGGGCTTAAAAAAAGGACATAGGTTATCTTTTACAACGTGGGATGATAGACATTCATCCCTCTCTGCCCAATCGAAAAGAAGAGATTTTGGTGATCTTCAGAAGAAACCATTCCAGAGATACGTGGAAAATGTGAATCTTAAAAATG GATTTCTGCATGATTTTACACAAATGAAACATACCTATGATGGAAACCCACGCATGTCGTCTGCAATTCACACAGTGGAGGAAACAAAACATGAATTAAATAAGCCCCTACAATGGACACCATCTGATACAAACAGATATGGATCTGAAAGACATGGGCTGGAGCAATGGGATTCAAGGAGCAATGGGATATGTGAACAG AGAGCTTCCTCCTCATGTCCTCTTCCTTATGAAGATATAAAAATGAGGACGTGTCTGGAgaaaaaagttaaagaaaaagAACCTTCATTGAATGCATCTAAGACAAGTGTCTATCTTCAGAAAAGACTAGGGAAAATTATTTACAGAGCCGACAGTGGCCTGCTCCCTAACTACAGTGGATATACACCTG gGCAGATGTTTGCGATTGGAAACACCTGGGGAAGAAGTACTATGAACGCTGTAGGGAAAATACATGCGCAGCCTTTCCTATTCACATCTCTTATCTGA